The proteins below are encoded in one region of Glandiceps talaboti chromosome 17, keGlaTala1.1, whole genome shotgun sequence:
- the LOC144448617 gene encoding D(3) dopamine receptor-like, producing MEGIGEQDKNYWALLILISSVVTVCGNILVCVAVVKERNLRNITNYFIVSLAVADLLVGLLVMPGAVYVEVNRGAWYLSKELCDVWVACDVMLCTASIFNLCAISLDRLYAVTKPLNYARQRTAPRAFATITTVWVISFAISCPILFGINNVPSRIPDLCILFNGTYMIWSSVFSFIIPAIIMFIVYIMVYIAIRNRVKRIGATENTITIPNITDGHSDPSHTEDRNHDNNIEFDQRIEIAENNDVNTRTNDVSQAGYVDNSTLRPQQSHEISGPPRRSKVAFENTNTSKSQRQTFSMRREKKATKTLAIVLGVFMFCWIPFFSINILFGACPTCSVPGLFIQFALWIGYINSTMNPFIYTAFNLEFRKAFHKILFYEHLTATCCKELQPKVNDDGDEEEFVKDMYGGEDEVDESMIDLRDLYTIMEINGSELKDIRNDFSSSTFFNELKEISSFAEDVNSLSWEMNSVIDKLETDQETLVLFIRIRWLKIYSDTKKNTEISDNLRLKRTDFTKMACNSMDY from the exons ATGGAGGGCATAGGGGAGCAAGATAAAAACTACTGGGCGTTGTTAATTCTGATTTCGTCTGTGGTCACTGTATGTGGAAACATTTTAGTATGTGTAGCCGTGGTTAAAGAACGAAATCTCCgtaatattacaaattatttcatCGTTAGTCTGGCAGTTGCCGATCTACTTGTTGGATTACTGGTAATGCCAGGAGCTGTGTATGTCGAG GTCAATCGCGGTGCTTGGTATCTCAGTAAAGAACTCTGTGACGTGTGGGTAGCATGTGACGTCATGTTATGTACTGCTTCTATATTTAACCTGTGTGCGATTAGCCTTGATAG ACTTTACGCTGTAACCAAACCCTTGAACTACGCAAGGCAAAGAACTGCACCACGTGCATTCGCAACTATCACCACCGTCTGGGTAATATCATTCGCCATTTCCTGTCCTATACTGTTTGGGATTAACAACGTGCCTTCCAGGATACCAGATCTGTGTATATTATTCAatggtacatacatgatatGGAGTTCTGTCTTTTCGTTCATTATTCCCGCCATTATtatgtttattgtttatattaTGGTCTACATAGCTATCCGGAATCGTGTTAAACGGATAGGGGCGACGGAGAATACGATAACGATTCCTAACATCACTGATGGACACTCTGATCCTTCTCATACCGAAGACAGAAACCATGATAACAATATAGAATTCGACCAAAGAATAGAAATAGCTGAAAATAATGACGTTAACACAAGAACTAACGACGTGTCACAAGCCGGGTATGTCGATAACAGTACGTTAAGACCACAACAAAGTCATGAGATATCGGGGCCTCCTAGAAGATCTAAGGTAgcatttgaaaatacaaacacCAGTAAAAGTCAGAGGCAGACCTTTTCAATGCGGCGAGAAAAGAAAGCTACAAAAACACTGGCAATCGTTTTAG GAGTATTTATGTTCTGTTGGATTCCCTTCTTCTCCATCAATATCTTATTCGGTGCTTGTCCAACGTGTTCGGTTCCTGGCTTGTTTATTCAATTTGCTCTTTGGATTGGCTATATCAACAGCACTATGAACCCGTTTATTTACACCGccttcaatttagagttcagAAAAGCATTTCACAAGATATTGTTTT ACGAACATCTGACAGCGACCTGCTGCAAAGAATTACAACCTAAAGttaatgatgatggtgatgaggAGGAGTTTGTGAAAGATATGTATGGAGGGGAAGATGAAGTTGACGAAAGCATGATAGATCTCAGAGATCTATACACCATCATGGAAATAAATGGGAGTGAACTTAAAGACATACGTAATGATTTCAGCTCATCAACCTTTTTTAATGAACTCAAGGAGATATCATCCTTTGCTGAAGACGTTAACTCACTCTCATGGGAAATGAATTCAGTTATTGATAAACTTGAAACAGATCAAGAAACACTGGTGTTATTCATCAGAATCCGGTGGTTAAAGATATACAGTGACACCaagaaaaatacagaaataagtGATAACCTCAGACTGAAGCGGACTGACTTTACTAAGATGGCTTGCAACTCCATGGATTATTAA
- the LOC144448556 gene encoding S-adenosylmethionine-dependent methyltransferase Rv2258c-like produces MTMFGEPKTSHEIADAAGLKERYVREWLGAMVTSRIVDIQSDSNEERYFLPQYRYKHLCSKDGGGVQAVLLEGIPMICEVYKDILECFKKDGPRGVPYMNYTLHPPWSDSMATRSLQEKPPSFLTDREELRRILETSSTVCDVGCGSGAALCYIARDFPKCEFHGIDINEKTIVAAKSRAEAMQLSNVTFHHHDATVMSQDWNSKFDIVYCMDVIHDVGRPDLLLKEIRRLVKDDGYFIMFDIAGHTKHADNLDRPLAATNYIVSLFRCMPTSLSTEGGFGLGAMWGQERALEILAENGFKCFDYDEIGTLNIAFYCKK; encoded by the exons ATGACAATGTTTGGAGAGCCGAAAACTTCACATGAAATTGCAGATGCTGCAGGGCTGAAAGAAAG GTATGTCAGAGAATGGTTGGGTGCCATGGTAACCAGTAGAATCGTGGATATTCAGTCTGATTCAAATGAGGAGAGATATTTTCTACCCCAGTACCGTTATAAACATTTATGTTCCAAAGATGGTGGAGGTGTACAGGCGGTGCTTCTAGAAGGCATACCTATGATTTGTGAAGTTTATAAGGATATCTTGGAATGCTTCAAGAAAGATGGACCGAGAG GAGTCCCGTACATGAATTATACACTGCATCCACCGTGGTCTGATTCCATGGCAACCAGGAGTCTTCAGGAAAAGCCACCAAGCTTTTTGACAGATAGAGAAGAATTAAGAAGAATTCTGG AAACTTCATCTACAGTGTGTGATGTTGGTTGTGGTAGTGGTGCTGCACTTTGTTATATAGCACGTGACTTTCCAAAGTGTGAATTCCATGGTATTGATATCAATGAGAAAACCATCGTGGCTGCCAAATCTCGTGCAGAGGCGATGCAACTCTCGAACGTGACCTTTCACCATCATGACGCAACTGTGATGTCTCAGGACTGGAATTCCAAGTTTGACATAGTGTATTGCATGGATGTTATTCATGATGTTGGTCGACCTGATCTCCTTCTGAAGGAAATTCGAAGACTAGTCAAAGATGATGGATATTTCATAATGTTTGACATTGCAGGGCACACAAAACATGCTGATAACTTAGACCGCCCTCTGGCGGCTACCAATTACATTGTAAGTCTCTTCCGTTGCATGCCTACGTCACTTTCCACAGAAGGTGGCTTTGGTTTAGGAGCTATGTGGGGTCAGGAAAGGGCACTTGAAATTCTGGCTGAAAACGgtttcaaatgttttgattaTGATGAAATAGGTACACTTAATATTGCATTCTACTGCAAGAAGTAA